The Heliomicrobium gestii genome has a segment encoding these proteins:
- a CDS encoding cupin domain-containing protein, translating to MFVSHITSIPGVRLEGTGIVNAMKQSLIGPAQGWDGWSMRLFTLAEGGQTPRHSHPWPHINYIVGGQGTLFLGGQEQPVQTGSIAYIPGGEEHQFRNISGQDFAFICIVPAEADK from the coding sequence ATGTTTGTCTCTCACATCACGTCCATCCCGGGTGTCAGGCTGGAGGGGACTGGGATTGTCAATGCCATGAAACAATCGCTGATCGGACCGGCTCAAGGGTGGGACGGTTGGTCGATGCGATTGTTTACACTGGCCGAAGGCGGTCAGACGCCTCGGCACAGCCATCCATGGCCGCACATCAATTATATCGTCGGTGGGCAGGGAACGCTGTTTTTGGGCGGCCAGGAGCAGCCTGTTCAAACCGGTTCGATAGCCTACATACCAGGAGGAGAAGAACACCAGTTTCGCAACATTTCTGGTCAAGACTTTGCTTTTATCTGTATCGTTCCGGCGGAAGCGGATAAGTAG